ATCCTGAAAAAAACGCTGCTTGAAATTGAACGGATCACAGATGCGGGCAAAGGTGTGCAGGAGCGAATTAAACGTCTTTTTAAGCCTGAAGAAAATTCTTTACCTGGCGATACAGAAATCAAGGAAGATGGCTACCGCAACCAGGCACAAATTGACGCCATCAAAAAAACGATGGTAAATCGTACTGTATTTATCTGGGGGCCGCCCGGAACCGGGAAAACAGCTACCCTTGGCTACATCATCGCAAATTACCTTAGAAACGGTAAATCTGTCCTCTTTGCTTCCAATACCAACCGCGCGGTGGATGTTGGCCTGCTTAGCACGCTGAGCGCCATTCGGGAAGTTGAAACCGGAATTCAGCCGGGAGAAATTTCCCGGTTCGGCGAAATCGCGCTTCAGGATTCCGGCCTGGAACCGTACGTTTTTGAGGACCAGGTTGACAGAAAGGTGAAAGAGAAAAAAGAGTCGGCCAGTGAATGGGTGGATCTGCTTGAACGCCGCGAAAAAACACTCCGTGCAACAAAAGAGCGGCTTCAATCCGGGAAAAAACTATCCGGAAAACTGGAACTTGAACTCAAATTGATTGACCAGAAAATTGAAGATCTCGGCGGGCGGGATGAACTTGAAATAAAAATTGAAGAACAAACGCGCATCAGCGAACGGAATGAACTGCGCCAGCGCCGGCTAGTGGCAACAACACTTGCCAAAGTGTGCACTTCGGACCTCTTTTTCGATCTCGATTTCGACGCCGTAGTCGTTGATGAAGGATCGATGGCCTCCCTGCCTTACATGATGGCGCTCGCCTCGCACTGCAAGTGGCATATGGTGGTTGTCGGGGATCCGATGCAGCTCCCGCCCATTGCACTCACCACCAACCGGGAGTCTCGCGAGTTTCTCGAAAAAGATATTTTCACAACCGTTTCGGGGGCTGAATCTACCGAAGAGCTTTTCCGGTGGCATGACGAAAATCCCGGAATTACCGCTTTTTTTGATACTCAATACCGCCTCGAACAATCCCTTGCGGATGTGATCAGCACCGTTTTTTACGAGGGCAGATTAAAAACCGGGAAACAAAGTGATGAACTTCAAGTGAATCAAAATGGGAAAGCATTTCACCTGGTTGACAGCTCCCGATACGGCGCCTACCTGGAACAAAAATCCGGCGAACGCGGATTCAAACCCGTTAACCTGGTTCACCAGGAGGTTGTAGAACGCCTGATTCAAAAGCTTGCAACACGCGGAGTTTCCATGAACCAGATCGGCATCATTGTGCCGTTCCGCAGTGCCGTTTACGATATGCGAAACAGGCTCTATGAATCGGGGATCCGAAGCGTTGAAGTTGGAACCATCCACACGTTCCAGGGCCGGGAAAAAGATTACATCATTTTTGATACTGTGATGAGCGGTGAAAAACAGCGCGGCTCGATCCGCCACTACTCGGTCCGCCCGCTGGATGAAAGTAAGAACGGACTGAGTGTTCCGCGACTGCTGAACGTGGCGTTTTCAAGAAGCCGGAAAGAGCTGGTTGTAATTGCTGATATGACTCATATCAAACGCGTGTATGGCGGTAAATTCCTGGGCCGCCTGCTGGATAGAATTAAATCGTAAAACGACCGGGGTTTTACTTCGGCAAAACTTCCTATACCGCAATTTCATATACCCTGATGGAATCTCCCACCTCCGGATCTTTATGAATGGAGTAGATTGTATTGTTGATGATTTCCTTTACATCGTCAAATTCAGATAATAAAAATCGCCCAACGGGGTTTCCCTGCAGATCCAATATCACAAACTCTTTTCCTTCTTCACGGTTATCAGTATGTAGCCAGATCTTATTTTCTGATACCCATGCATCAAGAAATGGTGGTTTCAAATCGTGAACCCGCGGCTCTACACCGCGCCGGTCATCTCTGTCGGTATCCCTGAAAGCATAATCAAGATCCTCTGCCGTCACCGGGCGATCCTCGACATCAAGGGTGATTGTACGATCGAGTGAGTGGTTTAAATCGTAAAATTCAATAGTGGAGAGTCCGGGCCTGGCTACAAGGTATGTACCATCGGGCCTCACCAGAAAACGGTCTGTATTTCGGTACGGAATGGTATTGATCCGGAATCCTCCATTCATCATAACGATATGAGGATTGGGGTTTTGAAGCAATTGCAGTGAATCCCGAACAATCTCACCGTTGAAATCAGCAAT
The window above is part of the Rhodohalobacter sp. SW132 genome. Proteins encoded here:
- a CDS encoding DEAD/DEAH box helicase, with translation MSDIHDLLDRAYEALESEIKAVQEKPSSDLLFNGEKSSVQPPDKEVDYKFESHQPSIRFAEEIRAKIDGKEYTVHPISFENNELILRFPEDAGPSISECSVEWENDFILKKTLLEIERITDAGKGVQERIKRLFKPEENSLPGDTEIKEDGYRNQAQIDAIKKTMVNRTVFIWGPPGTGKTATLGYIIANYLRNGKSVLFASNTNRAVDVGLLSTLSAIREVETGIQPGEISRFGEIALQDSGLEPYVFEDQVDRKVKEKKESASEWVDLLERREKTLRATKERLQSGKKLSGKLELELKLIDQKIEDLGGRDELEIKIEEQTRISERNELRQRRLVATTLAKVCTSDLFFDLDFDAVVVDEGSMASLPYMMALASHCKWHMVVVGDPMQLPPIALTTNRESREFLEKDIFTTVSGAESTEELFRWHDENPGITAFFDTQYRLEQSLADVISTVFYEGRLKTGKQSDELQVNQNGKAFHLVDSSRYGAYLEQKSGERGFKPVNLVHQEVVERLIQKLATRGVSMNQIGIIVPFRSAVYDMRNRLYESGIRSVEVGTIHTFQGREKDYIIFDTVMSGEKQRGSIRHYSVRPLDESKNGLSVPRLLNVAFSRSRKELVVIADMTHIKRVYGGKFLGRLLDRIKS